A single Filimonas effusa DNA region contains:
- a CDS encoding DUF2911 domain-containing protein, with the protein MKQVLCMLTCLVMLATVAVAQNKKPASPLDSVSATISKGTAVKIVYSRPSVKGRTIGKDLEPLPGKIWRAGANKATVFEVSKAVKVEGQPLAAGKYAFFVIENNDEWTLIFNKVWDTFGAFQYEKNKGEDALQVKVKGGKAPGFTETLTYTINKEGKVTLLWGDHAVSFTVKG; encoded by the coding sequence ATGAAACAGGTTCTATGTATGCTCACCTGCCTGGTGATGCTGGCTACCGTTGCCGTAGCTCAAAATAAAAAACCCGCCAGTCCCTTAGACAGCGTGAGCGCAACTATCAGCAAAGGCACAGCTGTCAAGATCGTATACAGCCGTCCATCGGTAAAAGGCAGGACGATAGGTAAAGACCTGGAGCCATTGCCTGGCAAGATCTGGCGTGCGGGTGCGAATAAAGCCACTGTATTTGAAGTGAGCAAAGCCGTAAAAGTTGAAGGCCAGCCTCTGGCTGCCGGCAAGTATGCGTTCTTCGTTATTGAAAACAATGACGAATGGACATTGATCTTTAACAAAGTATGGGATACCTTCGGCGCTTTTCAATATGAGAAGAACAAAGGTGAAGATGCTTTACAAGTAAAAGTAAAAGGCGGCAAAGCACCGGGCTTTACCGAAACACTTACTTACACCATTAACAAAGAGGGCAAAGTAACCCTGTTATGGGGCGATCATGCTGTAAGCTTTACTGTAAAAGGATAG
- the hisIE gene encoding bifunctional phosphoribosyl-AMP cyclohydrolase/phosphoribosyl-ATP diphosphatase HisIE produces MKIDFDKYADGLVPAVIQDASSGKVLMLGFMNSEAVQQTKDTGKVTFFSRSKQRLWTKGEESGNFLLLQQMEVDCDNDTLLIKAQPVGPVCHTGADTCWNESNPSLHPGDHSFLAQLEQIIQQRRQVSPEESYVARLFQKGLNKIAQKVGEEAVEVVIEAKDNNDDLFKNESADLLFHYLLLLNAKGFSLSDIIAVLQERHEKK; encoded by the coding sequence ATGAAAATCGATTTTGATAAATATGCCGATGGCCTGGTGCCAGCTGTAATACAGGATGCCAGTTCCGGTAAAGTGCTTATGTTGGGCTTTATGAACAGCGAAGCCGTTCAACAGACAAAGGATACCGGTAAGGTTACTTTTTTCAGCCGTAGCAAACAAAGGTTATGGACAAAAGGAGAGGAGAGTGGTAATTTTCTGTTGTTACAGCAAATGGAAGTAGACTGCGATAACGATACGTTACTCATAAAAGCGCAGCCCGTAGGGCCCGTTTGTCACACCGGCGCCGATACCTGCTGGAACGAATCCAATCCTTCCCTCCATCCCGGCGATCATAGCTTCTTAGCACAGTTGGAGCAGATTATTCAGCAACGCCGCCAGGTTTCCCCCGAGGAATCTTACGTTGCCAGGTTATTCCAGAAAGGATTAAACAAAATAGCCCAGAAAGTAGGAGAGGAAGCAGTGGAAGTGGTGATCGAGGCTAAAGACAATAACGACGATTTGTTTAAAAATGAATCGGCAGACCTGCTGTTCCACTACCTGTTACTGTTAAATGCCAAAGGCTTTAGCCTTAGCGATATCATAGCCGTATTGCAGGAACGTCATGAAAAAAAGTAA
- a CDS encoding YhcH/YjgK/YiaL family protein codes for MIIDTLANAPLYYTAGSRFEKAFQFLQNNTLEDLAKGKHEIDGDTVFAIVNEYDSIDPAGEQMEAHKEHIDIQYIVKGEERMGHGFLTSQTPSKEYDPAKDFMLFGETPDFFSVLRAGMFAIFYPGDLHMPNIQVSSPAFVKKVVIKVKVG; via the coding sequence ATGATAATAGATACATTAGCTAATGCCCCTCTGTATTATACAGCCGGGAGTCGTTTTGAGAAAGCCTTTCAGTTCTTACAAAACAATACGCTGGAAGATCTTGCAAAAGGAAAACATGAGATAGACGGGGATACTGTTTTCGCGATTGTGAACGAATATGACAGTATTGACCCTGCAGGGGAACAGATGGAAGCTCACAAGGAACACATCGACATACAATATATTGTAAAAGGGGAAGAGCGTATGGGGCATGGTTTTTTAACATCGCAAACGCCTTCGAAAGAATATGATCCGGCCAAGGATTTTATGTTATTTGGTGAAACGCCTGATTTTTTCTCCGTATTAAGAGCAGGTATGTTTGCCATTTTTTATCCCGGGGATCTTCATATGCCCAATATCCAGGTGAGCAGCCCTGCCTTTGTAAAGAAAGTCGTCATAAAAGTCAAAGTCGGGTAA
- a CDS encoding pyridoxine 5'-phosphate synthase, whose translation MSHSTKLSVNINKFATLRNSRSGNNPDVVKAAIDAQRFGADGVTVHPRPDERHIRYKDVRDIKKIIGTEFNIEGNCSEQKFIDLVLEVKPEQVTLVPDALGQLTSDHGWNTIEHQAYLTEKIALFKKAGIRVSIFVDPVVEMVEGAAKTGTDRIELYTEGYARRFESNKEKAIAPYIAAAQKAKELKLGINAGHDLDLYNLQFFKKNIPWLDEVSIGHALVCDALYLGYENAVQLYKRQLL comes from the coding sequence ATGAGCCATAGTACCAAGCTGTCAGTCAATATCAACAAATTTGCGACGCTACGAAACAGCCGTAGCGGAAATAATCCCGATGTTGTAAAGGCAGCAATAGACGCCCAGCGTTTCGGCGCTGATGGAGTTACCGTACATCCCCGTCCTGATGAGCGTCATATCCGTTATAAGGATGTGCGCGATATCAAGAAGATCATAGGCACTGAGTTCAATATTGAAGGCAATTGCAGTGAGCAGAAGTTCATAGACCTGGTATTAGAGGTGAAACCTGAGCAGGTAACGCTGGTGCCTGATGCATTGGGACAGCTTACCAGCGATCATGGCTGGAATACCATAGAACACCAGGCTTATCTTACGGAGAAGATCGCTTTATTCAAGAAAGCGGGTATCAGGGTCAGCATCTTTGTAGATCCTGTAGTAGAGATGGTAGAAGGCGCTGCCAAAACCGGTACTGACCGCATAGAATTATATACCGAAGGTTATGCGCGCCGTTTCGAAAGCAATAAGGAGAAGGCGATAGCACCTTATATAGCTGCAGCACAAAAGGCGAAGGAACTGAAGCTAGGCATCAATGCGGGTCACGACCTGGACCTTTATAACCTGCAGTTTTTCAAGAAAAACATACCCTGGCTTGATGAGGTATCGATAGGCCATGCATTGGTTTGCGATGCTTTATACCTGGGTTATGAAAATGCGGTTCAGCTTTACAAGCGCCAGCTTTTGTAG
- a CDS encoding ArsC family reductase, whose protein sequence is MYTVYGIPNCNTVKKALDWLKANDVPYAFHDYKKKGIDASHLKSWAQQKGWEALVNKKGTTWRQLDAAEQAAVTNEKAAIALMEAKTSVIKRPLIELDGKVVALGFDEGEYGGIKW, encoded by the coding sequence ATGTATACGGTTTACGGAATACCCAATTGTAATACGGTAAAGAAAGCGCTTGACTGGTTAAAGGCCAACGATGTTCCTTATGCGTTTCATGATTACAAGAAGAAAGGAATTGATGCCTCTCACCTGAAATCATGGGCTCAACAAAAGGGCTGGGAAGCGCTTGTTAACAAGAAAGGCACTACCTGGCGTCAGCTTGATGCTGCGGAACAAGCTGCGGTGACCAATGAAAAAGCCGCGATCGCTCTTATGGAGGCAAAAACCAGTGTTATTAAACGTCCTCTGATTGAATTGGACGGGAAGGTTGTTGCGCTGGGCTTTGATGAAGGGGAGTATGGCGGAATCAAGTGGTAG
- a CDS encoding TlpA disulfide reductase family protein — MINKYLKCTAGYLSLFAFTQAAAQQGFTISGQLKDIPDQTLVYLAGANENDTLASTYVKNGAFKLQGQAPDIDTRLLAFPALNKRTILFMGNENIALSGSVNDLANITVAGAIAHNDYEEFLYYLKPLSDYVAFYNKQVQEARNVMIRDSAMPKLNTAFMIWQTSIDRFIERKNQSPMSALLLAYSFDTDPNKDLSLLERRFAILQGAALGNRFATGIRQVIAEGKIGAVGTQAINFTQNDVNGKPVSLSQFKGKYVLVDFWASWCGPCRAENPTVVAAFNRFKNKNFTVLGVSLDQSKDAWLNAIKADNLTWPQVSDLQSWNNAVARTYRISQIPQNILVDPTGKIVAKNLRGEALLRKLDELLK; from the coding sequence ATGATCAATAAATACCTGAAATGCACAGCAGGCTACCTGTCACTATTTGCTTTCACCCAGGCCGCTGCCCAGCAGGGATTTACGATCTCGGGTCAGTTGAAAGACATTCCCGACCAAACCCTGGTTTACCTGGCAGGCGCCAATGAAAATGATACCCTCGCCAGCACCTATGTTAAAAATGGTGCTTTCAAACTCCAGGGACAGGCTCCTGATATCGATACCAGGTTGCTTGCTTTCCCGGCACTGAATAAAAGAACCATCCTCTTCATGGGTAATGAAAATATTGCCTTGTCAGGTTCTGTCAACGATCTGGCAAATATTACGGTTGCCGGGGCTATAGCCCACAACGATTATGAAGAGTTCCTATACTACCTCAAACCATTATCCGATTACGTCGCATTTTATAACAAACAAGTGCAGGAAGCTCGTAACGTCATGATCCGCGATTCCGCCATGCCTAAGCTCAATACTGCCTTTATGATCTGGCAAACCAGTATAGATCGCTTTATTGAAAGAAAGAATCAATCTCCCATGTCCGCCCTGTTGCTGGCATATAGCTTCGATACCGACCCCAACAAAGACTTGTCGCTCCTGGAACGTCGTTTCGCCATCTTGCAGGGTGCAGCGCTCGGCAACCGTTTTGCCACCGGCATCCGTCAGGTAATTGCTGAAGGAAAAATAGGAGCCGTTGGAACGCAGGCTATCAATTTTACCCAAAACGATGTGAACGGTAAACCCGTTTCTCTTTCCCAGTTTAAAGGTAAATATGTGCTGGTCGATTTCTGGGCCAGTTGGTGCGGCCCCTGCCGGGCCGAGAACCCTACAGTAGTCGCTGCCTTTAATCGTTTTAAAAACAAGAATTTTACTGTCCTCGGAGTTTCTCTTGACCAGAGCAAAGACGCCTGGCTCAATGCCATCAAAGCAGACAATCTTACCTGGCCGCAGGTCAGCGACCTGCAATCCTGGAATAACGCAGTAGCCAGAACCTACCGCATCTCCCAGATCCCTCAAAATATCCTCGTAGATCCCACAGGCAAAATAGTCGCTAAAAACCTTCGTGGAGAAGCCCTGCTCCGGAAACTGGATGAATTATTAAAGTAA
- the hisF gene encoding imidazole glycerol phosphate synthase subunit HisF, whose translation MLAKRIIPCLDIKDGRTVKGVNFESLRDAGDPVELGALYAQQGADELVFLDITATVEKRKTLSELVNRISHKINIPFTVGGGISSVDDVQVLLQNGADKISVNTAAFRNPQLITNLEKEFGSQCVVLAIDTRLEDDGEWYVYLNGGRVKTDTRCVDWAKQAVDLGAGEILLTSMNHDGTKQGFALDITRTLADSLPVPIIASGGGGNMQHFETVFSEAHADAALAASIFHFKEIAIPELKTYLKGCNIPVRL comes from the coding sequence GTGCTAGCAAAACGTATTATACCCTGCCTCGATATCAAAGACGGCAGAACTGTAAAGGGGGTCAACTTCGAAAGCCTGCGTGATGCCGGTGATCCCGTTGAACTGGGTGCCTTATATGCACAGCAGGGAGCCGACGAACTGGTATTCCTGGATATTACGGCAACCGTTGAAAAACGGAAGACTTTAAGCGAACTCGTGAACAGGATCTCCCATAAGATCAATATTCCCTTCACTGTAGGCGGAGGCATCAGCAGTGTCGATGATGTACAGGTGCTGCTGCAGAATGGAGCAGATAAGATTTCTGTGAATACTGCCGCCTTCCGCAATCCCCAACTGATAACAAACCTGGAAAAGGAATTCGGCAGCCAGTGTGTGGTACTCGCCATCGATACGCGCCTGGAAGACGATGGCGAATGGTATGTGTACCTGAACGGCGGTCGCGTGAAAACAGATACCAGGTGTGTCGATTGGGCAAAACAGGCAGTAGACCTCGGCGCCGGTGAAATATTGCTCACCTCCATGAACCACGATGGAACCAAACAGGGCTTCGCGCTCGATATTACCCGCACGCTGGCCGATAGTTTGCCCGTTCCCATCATCGCGTCGGGCGGCGGTGGAAATATGCAGCATTTCGAAACAGTGTTCTCCGAAGCTCATGCCGATGCAGCTCTTGCTGCCAGTATCTTCCACTTTAAGGAGATCGCAATCCCTGAATTGAAAACCTATCTGAAAGGCTGTAACATTCCTGTAAGATTATAA